One stretch of Acropora muricata isolate sample 2 chromosome 12, ASM3666990v1, whole genome shotgun sequence DNA includes these proteins:
- the LOC136891788 gene encoding uncharacterized protein isoform X1, with translation MKDKHRLILRHSRVSIGRNLEPNNILSKLVTVLTETDEEEVKAQLTRQARCEKLLEILPRKGPNAFKVFVEALKEEANHLADVLIEADREGIVREQSANLRGEIRDLETKLEAEKQDHGKTSQELEELKSLHETFKTETSQQIQKLAEIVQQLTADDSCSPCEALRNLKESTERETQTSEIQELAKGITKMIEGYQTFETQQRGYRSLQKEHEKLSQELKKAKKLLEDYDKSKEAVLKLKRELEKSQKDLEEIKTDLANKEDSVKECKQKLQAKSKTIDDLNKKLKNAMENKNLQKKLGEEKSKCDTLKKEVHRLRLTSRQMPGQIYSYSEDFDKRGVVYDLATNYGKTSQVNPSSTQIVATRSSDGEGKAEDLLKNQVKRGTVSGTEEKKGSWWRVDLTEKYALYLTHYTLRHGRNRSISVLANWRLEGSIDGRKWTTLKNHEDHCGLKEYRPYCTCTWTIDGNSKAFRYFRIFQTGPNSSEKFGVFLSGIELYGVLITKTS, from the exons ATGAAAGACAAACACCGCCTTATCTTGCGCCATTCTCGGGTAAGTATCGGAAGGAACCTGGAACCGAATAATATATTGTCGAAATTGGTCACAGTTTTGACTGAAACAGACGAGGAAGAAGTCAAGGCTCAACTGACAAGACAGGCAAGGTGTGAAAAGCTGTTAGAAATCTTACCCAGAAAAGGACCGAATGCTTTTAAAGTATTCGTGGAAGCTTTAAAAGAAGAGGCCAACCATCTTGCGGATGTTTTAATTGAAGCAG ATCGTGAAGGAATAGTTAGAGAGCAGAGCGCGAATCTCCGAGGAGAAATTCGTGATTTGGAAACAAAGTTAGAGGCAGAGAAACAAGATCACGGGAAGACTTCACAAGAACTTGAAGAACTGAAAAGCCTCCATGAAACTTTTAAAACTGAGACTTCACAACAAATTCAAAAACTTGCCGAAATTGTTCAGCAACTCacag cagATGACTCTTGCTCTCCTTGCGAGGCCTTAAGAAATTTGAAGGAATCTACAGAAAGAGAAACTCAGACTTCAGAAATTCAAGAGTTGGCAAAAGGAATTACAAAAATGATCGAAGGTTATCAAACCTTCGAAACACAGCAGAGAGGGTATCGAAGTCTACAAAAAGAACACGAAAAATTGTCACAAGAGCTTAAAAAAGCTAAGAAGCTGCTAGAGGACTACGACAAATCTAAAGAGGCGGTGCTAAAACTAAAAAGAGAGTTGGAGAAAAGTCAGAAAGATTTGGAAGAGATTAAAACGGATTTGGCTAATAAGGAAGACAGTGTGAAAGAGTGTAAACAGAAATTGCAAGCGAAAAGCAAGACTATAGATGACTTGAATAAGAAGTTAAAAAATGCAATGGAGAACAAAAACCTTCAAAAGAAGCTCGGTGAAGAGAAATCGAAGTGTGACACTCTGAAGAAAGAAGTTCACAGATTGAGATTAACATCGAGGCAAATGCCAGGAC AGATTTATAGCTACAGCGAAGATTTTGATAAACGAGGCGTTGTCTATGACTTAGCAACGAATTATGGGAAAACGTCGCAAGTAAACCCGTCCTCGACACAGATTGTCGCGACCAGATCTTCAGACGGAGAAGGGAAAGCAGAGGATCTACTGAAAAATCAAGTGAAACGTGGAACCGTCAGTGGAACCGAAGAAAAGAAAGGCTCGTGGTGGCGTGTTGACCTAACAGAGAAGTACGCACTATATTTAACACACTACACCCTGCGGCATGGGCGGAACAGAAGCATATCAGTACTTGCCAACTGGCGGCTGGAAGGCTCGATTGATGGGCGTAAATGGACAACGCTGAAAAACCATGAGGATCACTGCGGGCTCAAAGAGTATCGCCCCTACTGCACATGTACGTGGACGATCGATGGAAACTCAAAAGCCTTTCGCTACTTCAGGATTTTTCAGACGGGCCCGAACTCTTCGGAGAAATTTGGCGTCTTTCTATCTGGCATCGAACTGTATGGAGTGCTTATTACAAAAACGAGTTAA
- the LOC136891788 gene encoding uncharacterized protein isoform X2, whose protein sequence is MKDKHRLILRHSRVSIGRNLEPNNILSKLVTVLTETDEEEVKAQLTRQARCEKLLEILPRKGPNAFKVFVEALKEEANHLADVLIEADREGIVREQSANLRGEIRDLETKLEAEKQDHGKTSQELEELKSLHETFKTETSQQIQKLAEIVQQLTDDSCSPCEALRNLKESTERETQTSEIQELAKGITKMIEGYQTFETQQRGYRSLQKEHEKLSQELKKAKKLLEDYDKSKEAVLKLKRELEKSQKDLEEIKTDLANKEDSVKECKQKLQAKSKTIDDLNKKLKNAMENKNLQKKLGEEKSKCDTLKKEVHRLRLTSRQMPGQIYSYSEDFDKRGVVYDLATNYGKTSQVNPSSTQIVATRSSDGEGKAEDLLKNQVKRGTVSGTEEKKGSWWRVDLTEKYALYLTHYTLRHGRNRSISVLANWRLEGSIDGRKWTTLKNHEDHCGLKEYRPYCTCTWTIDGNSKAFRYFRIFQTGPNSSEKFGVFLSGIELYGVLITKTS, encoded by the exons ATGAAAGACAAACACCGCCTTATCTTGCGCCATTCTCGGGTAAGTATCGGAAGGAACCTGGAACCGAATAATATATTGTCGAAATTGGTCACAGTTTTGACTGAAACAGACGAGGAAGAAGTCAAGGCTCAACTGACAAGACAGGCAAGGTGTGAAAAGCTGTTAGAAATCTTACCCAGAAAAGGACCGAATGCTTTTAAAGTATTCGTGGAAGCTTTAAAAGAAGAGGCCAACCATCTTGCGGATGTTTTAATTGAAGCAG ATCGTGAAGGAATAGTTAGAGAGCAGAGCGCGAATCTCCGAGGAGAAATTCGTGATTTGGAAACAAAGTTAGAGGCAGAGAAACAAGATCACGGGAAGACTTCACAAGAACTTGAAGAACTGAAAAGCCTCCATGAAACTTTTAAAACTGAGACTTCACAACAAATTCAAAAACTTGCCGAAATTGTTCAGCAACTCacag ATGACTCTTGCTCTCCTTGCGAGGCCTTAAGAAATTTGAAGGAATCTACAGAAAGAGAAACTCAGACTTCAGAAATTCAAGAGTTGGCAAAAGGAATTACAAAAATGATCGAAGGTTATCAAACCTTCGAAACACAGCAGAGAGGGTATCGAAGTCTACAAAAAGAACACGAAAAATTGTCACAAGAGCTTAAAAAAGCTAAGAAGCTGCTAGAGGACTACGACAAATCTAAAGAGGCGGTGCTAAAACTAAAAAGAGAGTTGGAGAAAAGTCAGAAAGATTTGGAAGAGATTAAAACGGATTTGGCTAATAAGGAAGACAGTGTGAAAGAGTGTAAACAGAAATTGCAAGCGAAAAGCAAGACTATAGATGACTTGAATAAGAAGTTAAAAAATGCAATGGAGAACAAAAACCTTCAAAAGAAGCTCGGTGAAGAGAAATCGAAGTGTGACACTCTGAAGAAAGAAGTTCACAGATTGAGATTAACATCGAGGCAAATGCCAGGAC AGATTTATAGCTACAGCGAAGATTTTGATAAACGAGGCGTTGTCTATGACTTAGCAACGAATTATGGGAAAACGTCGCAAGTAAACCCGTCCTCGACACAGATTGTCGCGACCAGATCTTCAGACGGAGAAGGGAAAGCAGAGGATCTACTGAAAAATCAAGTGAAACGTGGAACCGTCAGTGGAACCGAAGAAAAGAAAGGCTCGTGGTGGCGTGTTGACCTAACAGAGAAGTACGCACTATATTTAACACACTACACCCTGCGGCATGGGCGGAACAGAAGCATATCAGTACTTGCCAACTGGCGGCTGGAAGGCTCGATTGATGGGCGTAAATGGACAACGCTGAAAAACCATGAGGATCACTGCGGGCTCAAAGAGTATCGCCCCTACTGCACATGTACGTGGACGATCGATGGAAACTCAAAAGCCTTTCGCTACTTCAGGATTTTTCAGACGGGCCCGAACTCTTCGGAGAAATTTGGCGTCTTTCTATCTGGCATCGAACTGTATGGAGTGCTTATTACAAAAACGAGTTAA
- the LOC136891788 gene encoding uveal autoantigen with coiled-coil domains and ankyrin repeats-like isoform X4, which yields MEGKHRAILRHYRPNIVKDLEPNNIIPDLGSVLTAKDDAEIKAQSTRQGRCEQLLDIIPRKGPNAFKVFVEALKEEAPHLASDLIDADREGIVREQSANLRGEIRDLETKLEAEKQDHGKTSQELEELKSLHETFKTETSQQIQKLAEIVQQLTDDSCCPCEALRNLRDSTERETQTSEIQELTKGITKMVEGYRSLQNEHGDLSQELEKAKKLLEDHDKSKGEALKLKTKLEKSQRDLANKNERVKEYQEKLQAKSKTIDYLRKKLKLNAMENKSLQKKLSQEEGSECDTLQEEVELPRLRLPQIYSSDLATNYGKPVLDAGQRYGLLRLPEVNLHARVCTRQLRPCEFAMMFTSRTPFKEFYAENLPSCMLGP from the exons ATGGAAGGCAAGCACCGCGCTATCTTGCGCCATTATCGGCCAAATATCGTAAAGGACTTGGAACCGAATAATATAATACCGGATTTGGGCAGCGTTTTGACTGCAAAGGACGACGCGGAAATCAAGGCGCAATCTACAAGACAGGGAAGATGTGAGCAGCTGTTAGACATCATACCCAGAAAAGGACCGAATGCTTTTAAAGTATTCGTGGAAGCTTTAAAAGAAGAGGCTCCCCATCTTGCGTCGGATTTAATAGATGCAG ATCGTGAAGGAATAGTTAGAGAGCAGAGCGCGAATCTCCGAGGAGAAATTCGTGATTTGGAAACAAAGTTAGAGGCAGAGAAACAAGATCACGGGAAGACTTCACAAGAACTTGAAGAACTGAAAAGCCTCCATGAAACTTTTAAAACTGAGACTTCACAACAAATTCAAAAACTTGCCGAAATTGTTCAGCAACTCACAG ATGACTCTTGCTGTCCTTGCGAGGCCTTAAGAAATTTGAGGGATTCTACAGAAAGAGAAACTCAGACTTCAGAAATTCAAGAGTTGACAAAAGGAATTACAAAAATGGTCGAAGGTTATCGAAGTCTACAAAACGAACACGGCGACTTGTCACAAGAGCTTGAAAAAGCTAAAAAGCTACTAGAGGACCACGACAAATCTAAAGGGGAGGCGTTAAAACTAAAAACAAAGTTGGAGAAAAGTCAGAGAGATTTGGCTAATAAGAATGAGAGGGTGAAAGAGTATCAAGAGAAATTGCAAGCGAAAAGTAAGACTATAGATTACTTGCGTAAGAAGTTAAAACTGAATGCAATGGAGAACAAAAGCCTTCAAAAGAAGCTCAGTCAGGAAGAGGGATCCGAGTGTGACACTCTACAGGAAGAAGTTGAACTTCCCAGATTGAGATTACCAC AGATTTATAGCTCTGACTTAGCAACGAATTATGGTAAACCCGTCCTCGACGCAGGACAACGATACGGGCTACTacggctaccggaagtaaatttaCACGCGAGGGTATGCACACGACAACTCCGACCTTGTGAGTTTGCCATGATGTTCACGTCGAGGACGCCATTTAAGGAGTTTTACGCCGAGAAC TTGCCATCATGTATGCTCGGCCCGTGA
- the LOC136891788 gene encoding uveal autoantigen with coiled-coil domains and ankyrin repeats-like isoform X3, with amino-acid sequence MEGKHRAILRHYRPNIVKDLEPNNIIPDLGSVLTAKDDAEIKAQSTRQGRCEQLLDIIPRKGPNAFKVFVEALKEEAPHLASDLIDADREGIVREQSANLRGEIRDLETKLEAEKQDHGKTSQELEELKSLHETFKTETSQQIQKLAEIVQQLTADDSCCPCEALRNLRDSTERETQTSEIQELTKGITKMVEGYRSLQNEHGDLSQELEKAKKLLEDHDKSKGEALKLKTKLEKSQRDLANKNERVKEYQEKLQAKSKTIDYLRKKLKLNAMENKSLQKKLSQEEGSECDTLQEEVELPRLRLPQIYSSDLATNYGKPVLDAGQRYGLLRLPEVNLHARVCTRQLRPCEFAMMFTSRTPFKEFYAENLPSCMLGP; translated from the exons ATGGAAGGCAAGCACCGCGCTATCTTGCGCCATTATCGGCCAAATATCGTAAAGGACTTGGAACCGAATAATATAATACCGGATTTGGGCAGCGTTTTGACTGCAAAGGACGACGCGGAAATCAAGGCGCAATCTACAAGACAGGGAAGATGTGAGCAGCTGTTAGACATCATACCCAGAAAAGGACCGAATGCTTTTAAAGTATTCGTGGAAGCTTTAAAAGAAGAGGCTCCCCATCTTGCGTCGGATTTAATAGATGCAG ATCGTGAAGGAATAGTTAGAGAGCAGAGCGCGAATCTCCGAGGAGAAATTCGTGATTTGGAAACAAAGTTAGAGGCAGAGAAACAAGATCACGGGAAGACTTCACAAGAACTTGAAGAACTGAAAAGCCTCCATGAAACTTTTAAAACTGAGACTTCACAACAAATTCAAAAACTTGCCGAAATTGTTCAGCAACTCACAG CAGATGACTCTTGCTGTCCTTGCGAGGCCTTAAGAAATTTGAGGGATTCTACAGAAAGAGAAACTCAGACTTCAGAAATTCAAGAGTTGACAAAAGGAATTACAAAAATGGTCGAAGGTTATCGAAGTCTACAAAACGAACACGGCGACTTGTCACAAGAGCTTGAAAAAGCTAAAAAGCTACTAGAGGACCACGACAAATCTAAAGGGGAGGCGTTAAAACTAAAAACAAAGTTGGAGAAAAGTCAGAGAGATTTGGCTAATAAGAATGAGAGGGTGAAAGAGTATCAAGAGAAATTGCAAGCGAAAAGTAAGACTATAGATTACTTGCGTAAGAAGTTAAAACTGAATGCAATGGAGAACAAAAGCCTTCAAAAGAAGCTCAGTCAGGAAGAGGGATCCGAGTGTGACACTCTACAGGAAGAAGTTGAACTTCCCAGATTGAGATTACCAC AGATTTATAGCTCTGACTTAGCAACGAATTATGGTAAACCCGTCCTCGACGCAGGACAACGATACGGGCTACTacggctaccggaagtaaatttaCACGCGAGGGTATGCACACGACAACTCCGACCTTGTGAGTTTGCCATGATGTTCACGTCGAGGACGCCATTTAAGGAGTTTTACGCCGAGAAC TTGCCATCATGTATGCTCGGCCCGTGA
- the LOC136891787 gene encoding early endosome antigen 1-like isoform X1, producing the protein MEGKHRAILRHYRPNIVKDLEPNNILPDLGSVLTAKDDAEIKAQSTRQGRCEQLLDIIPRKGPNAFKVFVEALKKEAPHLALDLIDADHKETDKELRQVREQNANLGRENYDLKNKLRTEEQDHTKTSREPKELKSLHESFETETSQQIRKLAEIVQQLVADDSCSPCKALRNLRDSTERETQTSEIRELTKGITKMIEGYQTFETQQRGYRSLQKQHGNLSQELKKAKKLLENKDKSKEAVLKLEKELEKSQRDLANKNERVKEYQQESQVKSKTIDDLRKKLKNTLEKKSLQKNLSQEAQSERSKCDTLKKEVHRLRLTSKQMLGQIYSYSGDFDTRGVVYDLVTNSRKTSHVNPSSSQIVASRSSDGEGKAEDILKNQVKRGTISGTEEKKGSWWRVDLTEKYALYLTHYTLRHGRNRSISVLVNWRLEGSINGRKWITLKNHKNDCKLKERPYCTYTWTIDGNINAFRYFRILQTGKNSSEKFGVFLSGIELYGVLITKSS; encoded by the exons ATGGAAGGTAAGCACCGCGCTATCTTGCGCCATTATCGGCCAAATATCGTAAAGGACTTGGAACCGAATAATATATTACCAGATTTGGGCAGCGTTTTGACTGCAAAGGACGACGCGGAAATCAAGGCGCAATCTACAAGACAGGGAAGATGTGAGCAGCTGTTAGATATCATACCCAGAAAAGGACCGAATGCTTTTAAAGTATTCGTGGAAGCTTTAAAAAAAGAGGCTCCCCATCTTGCGTTGGATTTAATAGATGCAG ATCATAAAGAAACCGATAAAGAACTCAGGCAAGTTAGAGAGCAGAACGCGAATCTCGGACGAGAAAATTACGACTTGAAAAACAAGTTAAGGACGGAGGAACAAGATCACACGAAGACTTCACGGGAACCTAAAGAACTGAAAAGCCTCCATGAAAGTTTTGAAACCGAGACTTCACAACAAATTCGAAAACTCGCCGAAATTGTTCAGCAACTCGTAG CAGATGACTCTTGCTCTCCTTGCAAGGCCTTAAGAAATTTGAGGGATTCTACAGAAAGAGAAACTCAGACTTCAGAAATTCGAGAGTTGACAAAAGGAATTACAAAAATGATCGAAGGTTATCAAACCTTCGAAACACAGCAGAGAGGGTATCGAAGTCTACAAAAACAACACGGAAACTTGTCACAAGAGcttaaaaaagctaaaaagctGCTAGAGAACAAAGACAAATCTAAAGAGGCGGTGCTAAAACTAGAAAAAGAGTTGGAGAAAAGTCAGAGAGATTTGGCTAATAAGAATGAGAGGGTGAAAGAGTATCAACAAGAATCGCAAGTGAAAAGCAAGACTATAGATGACTTGCGTAAGAAGTTAAAAAATACACTGGAGAAAAAAAGCCTTCAAAAGAACCTCAGTCAGGAAGCTCAGTCGGAGAGATCAAAGTGTGACACTCTGAAGAAAGAAGTTCATAGATTGAGGTTAACATCGAAGCAAATGCTAGGAC AGATTTATAGCTACAGCGGAGATTTTGATACACGAGGCGTTGTCTATGACTTGGTGACAAATTCTAGGAAGACGTCGCACGTAAACCCGTCCTCGTCACAGATTGTCGCGAGTAGATCTTCAGATGGAGAAGGTAAAGCAGAAGATATACTAAAAAATCAAGTGAAACGTGGAACCATCAGTGGAACCGAAGAAAAGAAAGGCTCGTGGTGGCGTGTTGACCTAACAGAGAAGTACGCACTATATTTAACACACTACACCCTGCGGCATGGGCGGAACAGAAGCATATCAGTACTTGTCAACTGGCGGCTGGAAGGCTCGATTAATGGGCGTAAATGGATAACGCTGAAAAACCATAAGAATGACTGCAAGCTCAAAGAGCGCCCCTACTGCACGTACACTTGGACGATCGATGGAAACATAAACGCCTTTCGCTACTTCAGGATTTTGCAGACGGGCAAGAACAGTTCGGAGAAATTTGGCGTCTTTCTATCTGGCATCGAACTGTATGGAGTGCTTATTACAAAAAGCAGTTAA
- the LOC136891787 gene encoding E3 ubiquitin-protein ligase Ufd4-like isoform X3, with the protein MEDHKETDKELRQVREQNANLGRENYDLKNKLRTEEQDHTKTSREPKELKSLHESFETETSQQIRKLAEIVQQLVADDSCSPCKALRNLRDSTERETQTSEIRELTKGITKMIEGYQTFETQQRGYRSLQKQHGNLSQELKKAKKLLENKDKSKEAVLKLEKELEKSQRDLANKNERVKEYQQESQVKSKTIDDLRKKLKNTLEKKSLQKNLSQEAQSERSKCDTLKKEVHRLRLTSKQMLGQIYSYSGDFDTRGVVYDLVTNSRKTSHVNPSSSQIVASRSSDGEGKAEDILKNQVKRGTISGTEEKKGSWWRVDLTEKYALYLTHYTLRHGRNRSISVLVNWRLEGSINGRKWITLKNHKNDCKLKERPYCTYTWTIDGNINAFRYFRILQTGKNSSEKFGVFLSGIELYGVLITKSS; encoded by the exons ATGGAAG ATCATAAAGAAACCGATAAAGAACTCAGGCAAGTTAGAGAGCAGAACGCGAATCTCGGACGAGAAAATTACGACTTGAAAAACAAGTTAAGGACGGAGGAACAAGATCACACGAAGACTTCACGGGAACCTAAAGAACTGAAAAGCCTCCATGAAAGTTTTGAAACCGAGACTTCACAACAAATTCGAAAACTCGCCGAAATTGTTCAGCAACTCGTAG CAGATGACTCTTGCTCTCCTTGCAAGGCCTTAAGAAATTTGAGGGATTCTACAGAAAGAGAAACTCAGACTTCAGAAATTCGAGAGTTGACAAAAGGAATTACAAAAATGATCGAAGGTTATCAAACCTTCGAAACACAGCAGAGAGGGTATCGAAGTCTACAAAAACAACACGGAAACTTGTCACAAGAGcttaaaaaagctaaaaagctGCTAGAGAACAAAGACAAATCTAAAGAGGCGGTGCTAAAACTAGAAAAAGAGTTGGAGAAAAGTCAGAGAGATTTGGCTAATAAGAATGAGAGGGTGAAAGAGTATCAACAAGAATCGCAAGTGAAAAGCAAGACTATAGATGACTTGCGTAAGAAGTTAAAAAATACACTGGAGAAAAAAAGCCTTCAAAAGAACCTCAGTCAGGAAGCTCAGTCGGAGAGATCAAAGTGTGACACTCTGAAGAAAGAAGTTCATAGATTGAGGTTAACATCGAAGCAAATGCTAGGAC AGATTTATAGCTACAGCGGAGATTTTGATACACGAGGCGTTGTCTATGACTTGGTGACAAATTCTAGGAAGACGTCGCACGTAAACCCGTCCTCGTCACAGATTGTCGCGAGTAGATCTTCAGATGGAGAAGGTAAAGCAGAAGATATACTAAAAAATCAAGTGAAACGTGGAACCATCAGTGGAACCGAAGAAAAGAAAGGCTCGTGGTGGCGTGTTGACCTAACAGAGAAGTACGCACTATATTTAACACACTACACCCTGCGGCATGGGCGGAACAGAAGCATATCAGTACTTGTCAACTGGCGGCTGGAAGGCTCGATTAATGGGCGTAAATGGATAACGCTGAAAAACCATAAGAATGACTGCAAGCTCAAAGAGCGCCCCTACTGCACGTACACTTGGACGATCGATGGAAACATAAACGCCTTTCGCTACTTCAGGATTTTGCAGACGGGCAAGAACAGTTCGGAGAAATTTGGCGTCTTTCTATCTGGCATCGAACTGTATGGAGTGCTTATTACAAAAAGCAGTTAA
- the LOC136891787 gene encoding GRIP1-associated protein 1-like isoform X2: MEGKHRAILRHYRPNIVKDLEPNNILPDLGSVLTAKDDAEIKAQSTRQGRCEQLLDIIPRKGPNAFKVFVEALKKEAPHLALDLIDADHKETDKELRQVREQNANLGRENYDLKNKLRTEEQDHTKTSREPKELKSLHESFETETSQQIRKLAEIVQQLVDDSCSPCKALRNLRDSTERETQTSEIRELTKGITKMIEGYQTFETQQRGYRSLQKQHGNLSQELKKAKKLLENKDKSKEAVLKLEKELEKSQRDLANKNERVKEYQQESQVKSKTIDDLRKKLKNTLEKKSLQKNLSQEAQSERSKCDTLKKEVHRLRLTSKQMLGQIYSYSGDFDTRGVVYDLVTNSRKTSHVNPSSSQIVASRSSDGEGKAEDILKNQVKRGTISGTEEKKGSWWRVDLTEKYALYLTHYTLRHGRNRSISVLVNWRLEGSINGRKWITLKNHKNDCKLKERPYCTYTWTIDGNINAFRYFRILQTGKNSSEKFGVFLSGIELYGVLITKSS; encoded by the exons ATGGAAGGTAAGCACCGCGCTATCTTGCGCCATTATCGGCCAAATATCGTAAAGGACTTGGAACCGAATAATATATTACCAGATTTGGGCAGCGTTTTGACTGCAAAGGACGACGCGGAAATCAAGGCGCAATCTACAAGACAGGGAAGATGTGAGCAGCTGTTAGATATCATACCCAGAAAAGGACCGAATGCTTTTAAAGTATTCGTGGAAGCTTTAAAAAAAGAGGCTCCCCATCTTGCGTTGGATTTAATAGATGCAG ATCATAAAGAAACCGATAAAGAACTCAGGCAAGTTAGAGAGCAGAACGCGAATCTCGGACGAGAAAATTACGACTTGAAAAACAAGTTAAGGACGGAGGAACAAGATCACACGAAGACTTCACGGGAACCTAAAGAACTGAAAAGCCTCCATGAAAGTTTTGAAACCGAGACTTCACAACAAATTCGAAAACTCGCCGAAATTGTTCAGCAACTCGTAG ATGACTCTTGCTCTCCTTGCAAGGCCTTAAGAAATTTGAGGGATTCTACAGAAAGAGAAACTCAGACTTCAGAAATTCGAGAGTTGACAAAAGGAATTACAAAAATGATCGAAGGTTATCAAACCTTCGAAACACAGCAGAGAGGGTATCGAAGTCTACAAAAACAACACGGAAACTTGTCACAAGAGcttaaaaaagctaaaaagctGCTAGAGAACAAAGACAAATCTAAAGAGGCGGTGCTAAAACTAGAAAAAGAGTTGGAGAAAAGTCAGAGAGATTTGGCTAATAAGAATGAGAGGGTGAAAGAGTATCAACAAGAATCGCAAGTGAAAAGCAAGACTATAGATGACTTGCGTAAGAAGTTAAAAAATACACTGGAGAAAAAAAGCCTTCAAAAGAACCTCAGTCAGGAAGCTCAGTCGGAGAGATCAAAGTGTGACACTCTGAAGAAAGAAGTTCATAGATTGAGGTTAACATCGAAGCAAATGCTAGGAC AGATTTATAGCTACAGCGGAGATTTTGATACACGAGGCGTTGTCTATGACTTGGTGACAAATTCTAGGAAGACGTCGCACGTAAACCCGTCCTCGTCACAGATTGTCGCGAGTAGATCTTCAGATGGAGAAGGTAAAGCAGAAGATATACTAAAAAATCAAGTGAAACGTGGAACCATCAGTGGAACCGAAGAAAAGAAAGGCTCGTGGTGGCGTGTTGACCTAACAGAGAAGTACGCACTATATTTAACACACTACACCCTGCGGCATGGGCGGAACAGAAGCATATCAGTACTTGTCAACTGGCGGCTGGAAGGCTCGATTAATGGGCGTAAATGGATAACGCTGAAAAACCATAAGAATGACTGCAAGCTCAAAGAGCGCCCCTACTGCACGTACACTTGGACGATCGATGGAAACATAAACGCCTTTCGCTACTTCAGGATTTTGCAGACGGGCAAGAACAGTTCGGAGAAATTTGGCGTCTTTCTATCTGGCATCGAACTGTATGGAGTGCTTATTACAAAAAGCAGTTAA